The following proteins are encoded in a genomic region of Nocardioides sp. cx-173:
- a CDS encoding ABC transporter ATP-binding protein produces MASVSFEHAQRIYPGSETPAVDDLNLEIEDGEFMVLVGPSGCGKSTSLRMLAGLEEVTAGTIRIGDRDITHVPPKDRDIAMVFQNYALYPHMSVAENMGFALKMAGIGKAERTTRVQEAAKLLDLEEYLSRKPKALSGGQRQRVAMGRAIVRQPQVFCMDEPLSNLDAKLRVSTRTQIAALQQRLGITTVYVTHDQVEAMTMGDRVAVLKDGILQQVDTPLALYDRPANLFVAGFIGSPAMNLLTGKVNANGRVEVDGHELLVDREALGRADGEVTLGVRPESWRVVGDEEDGYPVKVAVIEELGADAFLYGTPAVEGSDMLHQMVVRVEARRDLVKGATVKLATTPDKVHVFDTASGARLSA; encoded by the coding sequence ATGGCCTCAGTGAGCTTCGAGCACGCACAACGCATCTACCCGGGGTCCGAGACCCCCGCCGTGGACGACCTCAACCTCGAGATCGAGGACGGGGAGTTCATGGTCCTCGTCGGCCCCTCGGGGTGCGGCAAGTCCACCTCGCTCCGCATGCTCGCGGGACTCGAGGAGGTGACGGCGGGCACGATCAGGATCGGCGATCGCGACATCACCCACGTCCCTCCCAAGGACCGCGACATCGCGATGGTGTTCCAGAACTACGCCCTCTACCCGCACATGAGCGTCGCCGAGAACATGGGCTTCGCGCTCAAGATGGCCGGGATCGGCAAGGCCGAGCGCACCACCCGCGTCCAGGAGGCGGCCAAGCTGCTCGACCTGGAGGAGTACCTCTCGCGCAAGCCGAAGGCGCTCTCCGGCGGCCAGCGCCAGCGCGTGGCCATGGGCCGCGCCATCGTGCGCCAGCCGCAGGTGTTCTGCATGGACGAGCCGCTGTCGAACCTCGACGCCAAGCTGCGCGTCTCCACCCGCACGCAGATCGCGGCGCTCCAGCAGCGGCTGGGGATCACGACCGTCTACGTCACCCACGACCAGGTCGAGGCGATGACGATGGGTGACCGGGTCGCCGTACTGAAGGACGGCATCCTGCAGCAGGTCGACACCCCGCTCGCGCTCTACGACCGGCCGGCCAACCTGTTCGTCGCCGGGTTCATCGGCTCCCCCGCCATGAACCTGCTCACCGGCAAGGTCAACGCCAACGGCCGGGTGGAGGTGGACGGGCACGAGCTGCTGGTCGACCGCGAGGCCCTCGGTCGCGCCGACGGCGAGGTGACCCTCGGCGTCCGCCCCGAGTCCTGGCGCGTGGTCGGCGACGAGGAGGACGGCTACCCGGTCAAGGTCGCGGTGATCGAGGAGCTGGGCGCCGACGCCTTCCTCTACGGCACCCCCGCCGTCGAGGGCTCCGACATGCTGCACCAGATGGTCGTCCGCGTCGAGGCGCGTCGCGACCTGGTCAAGGGCGCGACCGTCAAGCTGGCCACCACCCCCGACAAGGTGCACGTCTTCGACACCGCCAGCGGGGCCCGGCTCAGCGCCTGA
- a CDS encoding response regulator transcription factor, with protein sequence MRILIAEDDALLRAGLTLLVESEGFIVVEAVDNADDLLAAFDAHRDEGIDGAVLDVRMPPTFTNEGLRAALELRERVPDFPVLVLSAHVEDQYAGRLLSGGSGGVGYLLKDRVGDVGQFVDALRRVLGGGTAMDPEVIAQLLSRRSSNDPIRSLTPREREVLSLVAEGKSNNDIAEELVLSETGVSKHIGNIFAKLGLSTSDSGHRRVLATLTYLRS encoded by the coding sequence GTGCGGATCCTGATCGCCGAGGACGACGCCCTGCTGCGCGCCGGCCTGACCCTGCTCGTCGAGAGCGAGGGGTTCATCGTCGTCGAGGCCGTCGACAACGCCGACGACCTGCTCGCCGCCTTCGACGCGCATCGCGACGAGGGCATCGACGGCGCCGTGCTCGACGTACGAATGCCGCCGACGTTCACCAACGAGGGGCTGCGGGCCGCGCTAGAGCTGCGCGAGCGGGTGCCGGACTTCCCGGTGCTCGTGCTCTCGGCCCACGTGGAGGACCAGTACGCCGGGCGGCTGCTGTCCGGTGGCTCCGGTGGGGTCGGCTACCTGCTCAAGGACCGCGTCGGCGACGTCGGCCAGTTCGTCGACGCGCTGCGCCGGGTGCTCGGCGGCGGCACCGCCATGGACCCCGAGGTGATCGCCCAGCTGCTTAGCCGGCGCTCCAGCAACGACCCGATCCGCTCGCTCACGCCACGCGAGCGCGAGGTGCTCTCGCTGGTCGCGGAGGGCAAGTCCAACAACGACATCGCCGAGGAGCTCGTGCTGTCGGAGACCGGCGTCAGCAAGCACATCGGCAACATTTTCGCCAAGCTCGGCCTGTCCACCTCCGACAGCGGCCACCGCCGGGTCCTGGCGACCCTGACCTACCTGCGGTCCTAG
- a CDS encoding sensor histidine kinase — protein sequence MTESRRPGPSRRALRERLRDLRYLALEVVGWPASIAVLLVALLSLPLAALLSGRTGGAPTLDLVHRLATRAHAAAARFAAAPDRRTTDLGEAEHDLRAPQTRRNLRWLLLHATLVFVVSILLVSMSFAAVLYVVGAPWWWLFPDDLPLSLAFPIESWRDAWLTIGLGLLYGTAAWLLTPWAARRIARGTLAVLERPRSEVLAQRVDALSASRAAALDAHSAELRRIERELHDGAQNRLVSVVMMLGMARRALETDATTALPLLERAQEAAGDALAGLRTAVHDIYPPVLDELGLGDAASSLTSRATIPCTLDVSGLRRAPAAVESAAYFVLAEALTNAMKHSGASRVGVSLRTEVRDDEQVLVVEVRDDGVGGASAEAGSGLAGIARRASAFEGTLHLTSPVGGPTTVKVELPCGS from the coding sequence GTGACCGAGTCGAGGAGGCCCGGCCCGTCGCGGCGGGCCCTGCGCGAGCGCCTGCGCGACCTGCGCTACCTCGCCCTCGAGGTCGTCGGGTGGCCCGCCTCGATCGCGGTCCTGCTCGTCGCGCTCCTCTCGCTGCCGCTCGCGGCCCTGCTGAGCGGTCGCACCGGCGGCGCCCCCACGCTCGACCTCGTGCACCGGCTCGCGACCCGCGCCCACGCGGCCGCGGCGCGGTTCGCCGCCGCGCCCGACCGCCGTACGACGGACCTGGGCGAGGCCGAGCACGACCTGCGGGCACCGCAGACCCGCCGCAACCTGCGCTGGCTGCTGCTGCACGCGACGCTGGTCTTCGTCGTGTCGATCCTGCTGGTGTCGATGAGCTTCGCGGCGGTCCTGTACGTCGTGGGCGCTCCGTGGTGGTGGCTGTTCCCCGACGACCTGCCGCTGTCGCTCGCCTTCCCGATCGAGAGCTGGCGCGACGCGTGGCTGACCATCGGCCTCGGCCTGCTGTACGGGACCGCGGCCTGGCTCCTCACCCCGTGGGCCGCGCGGCGCATCGCGCGCGGGACCCTCGCCGTCCTCGAGCGGCCCCGCTCGGAGGTGCTCGCGCAGCGAGTGGACGCCCTGTCCGCGAGCCGGGCCGCCGCCCTGGACGCGCACTCCGCCGAGCTGCGGCGCATCGAGCGCGAGCTGCACGACGGCGCCCAGAACCGCTTGGTGTCGGTGGTGATGATGCTGGGCATGGCCCGCCGCGCGCTCGAGACCGACGCCACGACGGCGCTGCCGCTGCTCGAACGCGCCCAGGAGGCCGCGGGCGACGCCCTGGCCGGGCTGCGCACCGCCGTCCACGACATCTACCCGCCCGTGCTCGACGAGCTCGGCCTGGGCGACGCCGCGTCGTCGCTCACCAGCCGGGCCACGATCCCCTGCACGCTCGACGTCAGCGGCCTGCGCCGCGCGCCGGCCGCCGTCGAGTCGGCGGCGTACTTCGTCCTCGCCGAGGCGCTGACCAACGCGATGAAGCACTCCGGCGCCTCCCGTGTCGGCGTCTCGCTGCGCACCGAGGTGCGCGACGACGAGCAGGTCCTGGTCGTGGAGGTCCGCGACGACGGCGTCGGGGGCGCGTCCGCCGAGGCGGGCAGCGGCCTGGCCGGGATCGCGCGGCGGGCCTCGGCGTTCGAGGGCACCCTGCACCTCACCAGCCCGGTGGGTGGACCGACGACCGTGAAGGTGGAGCTGCCGTGCGGATCCTGA
- a CDS encoding ABC transporter ATP-binding protein has translation MLTQDLMSPPTTALSLRGVTKTYGSGHRPVTALRGVSVEIPTQSFTAVMGPSGSGKSTLLQCAAGLDRPDSGTVVVGGTEISAMRTKALTVFRRDHVGFVFQAYNLLPHLSVEQNVTLPLLLSGHDVDRAWLGHILEAVGLADLTRRMPAELSGGQQQRAAIARALVTRPAAVFADEPTGALDSTTGHQVLELLRQTATELGQTVVMVTHDPIAAGYADRVLFLADGEIVGAMDKPDARRVAEHMTTMGGH, from the coding sequence ATGTTGACCCAGGACCTGATGTCCCCACCGACCACGGCGCTGTCGCTGCGCGGCGTCACCAAGACCTACGGCTCGGGGCACCGTCCCGTGACCGCGCTGCGCGGTGTCTCCGTGGAGATCCCCACCCAGTCCTTCACCGCCGTGATGGGCCCCTCGGGCTCCGGCAAGAGCACGCTGCTGCAGTGCGCGGCCGGCCTGGACCGCCCCGACAGCGGCACCGTCGTCGTCGGCGGCACCGAGATCTCCGCGATGCGGACCAAGGCGCTGACGGTCTTCCGTCGCGACCACGTCGGCTTCGTCTTCCAGGCCTACAACCTGCTGCCCCACCTCTCGGTGGAGCAGAACGTCACCCTGCCGCTGCTCCTCAGCGGCCACGACGTCGACCGGGCGTGGCTCGGCCACATCCTCGAGGCGGTCGGTCTCGCCGACCTGACCCGGCGGATGCCGGCGGAGCTCTCCGGCGGCCAGCAGCAGCGGGCCGCGATCGCCCGTGCGCTGGTCACCCGGCCCGCGGCGGTCTTCGCCGACGAGCCAACCGGCGCCCTCGACTCCACGACCGGCCACCAGGTGCTCGAGCTGCTGCGCCAGACCGCCACCGAGCTGGGCCAGACCGTCGTCATGGTCACGCACGACCCGATCGCCGCCGGGTACGCCGACCGGGTGCTGTTCCTCGCCGACGGCGAGATCGTCGGTGCCATGGACAAGCCCGACGCGCGTCGCGTGGCCGAGCACATGACCACGATGGGCGGTCACTGA
- a CDS encoding FtsX-like permease family protein — protein MAAASSSLLLLFGVGLLGPLLVQRLLDVAHRVTGRSSSPGVTLAMSNLRGYSRRTASAVVPLALAMSFACVQLFLPTTVDAEASAQSRDGLSADLVVAAPAGISPGTVEQVAGMDGVESVNPVVRSGVLLSGTTFGDPTVEPFAAQGVDPATAPGTLDLDVQDGSLERLGDPDTIALSSDAAHFLGAEVGETIGFHLGDGIEADADVVAVYDRGLGFGDVTMDGATLREHTSAGLDDYLLVTTEPGASVEQELGELGLVAETPDALAEDGSDARDSQAWVNRIALIVILGYVALSVVNGLVMATLGRRRELTLLRLVGARDRQVRTMTLLESLATGALAVVLGTVVAVPPLIGIALGVSGRPLPTIEPLAYAAIAVGVVVLGVVSVWVPTRTTLRTRPSL, from the coding sequence GTGGCCGCGGCCAGCTCCTCGCTGCTGCTGCTCTTCGGGGTCGGCCTGCTCGGTCCGCTCCTGGTCCAGCGCCTCCTCGACGTCGCCCACCGCGTCACCGGGCGCAGCTCGTCGCCGGGGGTCACGCTCGCGATGTCGAACCTGCGCGGCTACAGCCGTCGTACGGCGTCGGCCGTCGTGCCGCTGGCACTCGCGATGTCGTTCGCGTGCGTCCAGCTGTTCCTCCCCACGACCGTGGACGCGGAGGCCTCGGCCCAGTCGCGCGACGGGCTCAGCGCCGACCTCGTCGTCGCCGCCCCCGCGGGCATCTCGCCCGGCACGGTGGAGCAGGTCGCCGGCATGGACGGTGTGGAGAGCGTCAACCCGGTCGTGCGCAGTGGCGTGCTGCTGTCCGGCACCACGTTCGGCGACCCGACCGTGGAGCCCTTCGCGGCGCAGGGGGTCGACCCCGCGACGGCCCCGGGCACCCTCGACCTGGACGTGCAGGACGGCTCGCTGGAGCGGCTCGGTGATCCGGACACGATCGCCCTGAGCAGTGATGCGGCGCACTTCCTGGGCGCCGAGGTCGGCGAGACGATCGGCTTCCACCTGGGCGACGGCATCGAGGCCGACGCCGACGTGGTCGCGGTCTACGACCGTGGCCTGGGCTTCGGCGACGTCACGATGGACGGGGCCACCCTGCGCGAGCACACCAGCGCCGGCCTGGACGACTATCTGCTCGTGACGACCGAGCCCGGCGCCAGCGTCGAGCAGGAGCTCGGGGAGCTCGGCCTGGTCGCCGAGACCCCGGACGCGCTGGCCGAGGACGGCTCGGACGCCCGGGACTCCCAGGCCTGGGTCAACCGGATCGCGCTGATCGTGATCCTCGGCTACGTGGCGCTCTCGGTGGTCAACGGCCTGGTCATGGCCACCCTCGGCCGGCGGCGTGAGCTCACGCTGCTGCGCCTGGTGGGCGCCCGCGACCGGCAGGTCCGGACCATGACGCTCCTGGAGTCGCTGGCCACCGGCGCCCTGGCCGTCGTCCTCGGCACCGTGGTCGCCGTACCGCCCCTGATCGGCATCGCGCTCGGCGTCTCGGGCCGGCCGCTGCCGACGATCGAGCCACTCGCCTACGCCGCCATCGCGGTCGGGGTTGTGGTCCTGGGGGTGGTCTCGGTCTGGGTGCCGACGCGCACGACGCTGCGCACGCGACCCTCGCTGTGA
- a CDS encoding PspC domain-containing protein produces MNTVSRAFARQGLVRPRGSRILGGVCAGIARRLGMGEWTARLLFVLVLMVLPGSQILVYPILWILMPSEDQVVEAPRPPVPGGPLR; encoded by the coding sequence ATGAACACCGTCAGCAGAGCCTTCGCCCGACAGGGCCTGGTCCGACCCCGCGGCAGCCGCATCCTGGGCGGCGTCTGCGCCGGCATCGCCCGGCGGCTGGGGATGGGCGAGTGGACGGCCCGGCTGCTGTTCGTGCTGGTCCTGATGGTCCTGCCCGGGAGCCAGATCCTGGTCTACCCGATCCTGTGGATCCTGATGCCGTCCGAGGACCAGGTCGTCGAGGCCCCCCGCCCGCCGGTCCCGGGCGGTCCGCTGCGCTGA
- a CDS encoding MmcQ/YjbR family DNA-binding protein, with protein MSTIADFLDLVGQLPGVRGSDHGRYHRFQVGAHTFGYLWEPTATVGLKQTLDEQLALVAERPEVFEVQFTAGAFGWVVVHLDGVARDELAELTFEAWRLTAPAALVSERADRLPS; from the coding sequence ATGAGCACGATCGCCGACTTCCTCGACCTCGTCGGCCAGCTGCCCGGCGTCCGAGGCAGCGACCACGGCCGCTACCACCGCTTCCAGGTCGGCGCCCACACCTTCGGCTACCTGTGGGAGCCCACCGCGACGGTCGGGCTCAAGCAGACCCTCGACGAGCAGCTCGCGCTGGTGGCCGAGCGACCGGAGGTCTTCGAGGTGCAGTTCACGGCCGGCGCCTTCGGCTGGGTCGTCGTCCACCTGGACGGCGTCGCCCGCGACGAGCTGGCCGAGCTCACCTTCGAGGCCTGGCGCCTCACCGCGCCGGCCGCGCTCGTCTCCGAGCGCGCCGACCGGCTGCCGAGCTGA
- a CDS encoding protein adenylyltransferase SelO: protein MSLAPAQTVVLGDRFARELPELALEWQAEEAPSPTLLALNEPLAAELGLDPASLRTDQGVRLLVGNHVPEGARPVAQAYAGHQFGGFSPRLGDGRALLLGELTAADGTLRDLHLKGSGRTPFARGGDGLAAVGPMLREYVVSEAMHGLGIPTTRSLAVVATGRPVRRETVLPGAVLARVASSHLRVGSFQYAAAQGDIDLLRRLADHAIARHHPGAADAESPYRALFEAVVAAQASLVAQWMLVGFVHGVMNTDNMTISGETIDYGPCAFLEAFDPATVFSSIDETGRYAYGNQPFVAEWNLARLAEALLPLIHDDQEQAVALAVESLGTFRPAYSEAWSRGMRAKLGLPDGLADEVATPLIGDLVELMKTDRVDHTGFLRALGHAARGDVAPARDQVLDLAGFDAWVERWRALGPDAERMDRANPVYVARNHLVEEALVAGTEGDLDPLQRLLEALSAPYDERPGLERYAEPAPEDFGHYTTYCGT, encoded by the coding sequence GTGAGCCTCGCCCCCGCCCAGACCGTCGTCCTCGGCGACCGCTTCGCGCGCGAGCTGCCCGAGCTCGCCCTGGAGTGGCAGGCCGAGGAGGCGCCCTCCCCCACCCTGCTCGCGCTCAACGAGCCGCTTGCCGCCGAGCTCGGTCTGGACCCCGCCTCGCTGCGGACCGACCAGGGAGTGCGCCTGCTCGTCGGCAACCACGTGCCCGAGGGCGCGCGGCCGGTCGCCCAGGCCTACGCCGGCCACCAGTTCGGCGGCTTCAGCCCCCGCCTGGGCGACGGGCGCGCGCTGCTGCTCGGCGAGCTCACCGCCGCCGACGGCACCCTGCGCGACCTGCACCTCAAGGGCTCGGGCCGTACGCCGTTCGCGCGCGGCGGCGACGGGCTGGCGGCGGTCGGCCCGATGCTGCGCGAGTACGTCGTCAGCGAGGCCATGCACGGCCTCGGCATCCCCACCACCCGATCGCTGGCCGTGGTCGCGACCGGTCGCCCGGTGCGCCGCGAGACCGTCCTGCCCGGCGCGGTGCTGGCGCGGGTCGCGAGCAGCCATCTGCGCGTGGGCAGCTTCCAGTACGCCGCCGCGCAGGGCGACATCGACCTGCTCCGCCGGCTCGCGGACCACGCGATCGCGCGCCACCACCCGGGCGCCGCCGACGCCGAGTCGCCGTACCGGGCGCTCTTCGAGGCCGTCGTCGCTGCCCAGGCCTCGCTCGTCGCGCAGTGGATGCTGGTCGGCTTCGTCCACGGCGTCATGAACACCGACAACATGACGATCTCCGGCGAGACCATCGACTACGGGCCCTGCGCCTTCCTGGAGGCCTTCGACCCCGCCACGGTCTTCAGCTCGATCGACGAGACCGGCCGCTACGCCTACGGCAACCAGCCCTTCGTCGCGGAGTGGAACCTCGCCCGCCTCGCTGAGGCCCTCCTCCCGCTGATCCACGACGACCAGGAGCAGGCCGTCGCGCTGGCGGTCGAGTCGCTGGGCACCTTCCGCCCGGCGTACTCCGAGGCCTGGAGTCGCGGGATGCGGGCCAAGCTGGGCCTGCCGGACGGCCTCGCCGACGAGGTCGCCACGCCCTTGATCGGCGACCTGGTGGAGCTGATGAAGACCGACCGCGTCGACCACACCGGCTTCCTCCGGGCGCTGGGCCACGCGGCCCGGGGCGACGTCGCGCCGGCCCGCGACCAGGTGCTCGACCTCGCGGGCTTCGACGCCTGGGTGGAGCGCTGGCGGGCGCTCGGCCCCGACGCCGAGAGGATGGACCGCGCCAACCCGGTCTACGTCGCCCGCAACCACCTGGTCGAGGAGGCGCTCGTGGCCGGCACCGAGGGCGACCTCGACCCGCTCCAGCGGCTGCTCGAGGCCCTCTCCGCGCCGTACGACGAGCGGCCGGGGCTCGAGCGCTACGCCGAGCCCGCGCCCGAGGACTTCGGCCACTACACGACGTACTGCGGCACCTGA
- a CDS encoding pyridoxamine 5'-phosphate oxidase family protein: protein MDVTNLAAHYDLAPLDLDAVTARLDAGLSQAPGSGGPDRHTCWLTTVGADGAPHVTGIGALWAEGAVWFETGPATRKARNLARDARCALAVATHDFDLVMDGTAARVSDPEAVARRAAEWAAGGWPCRVDETGTSLTADFSAPSAGPPPWHVYRVEVRSMTAVATVEPGGATRWAL from the coding sequence ATGGACGTCACGAACCTCGCCGCCCACTACGACCTCGCACCCCTCGACCTGGACGCGGTCACGGCCCGGCTCGACGCCGGGCTCTCGCAGGCGCCGGGCTCGGGGGGCCCCGATCGCCATACCTGCTGGCTCACCACCGTCGGCGCCGACGGAGCCCCGCACGTCACCGGCATCGGCGCGCTCTGGGCGGAGGGGGCGGTCTGGTTCGAGACGGGTCCCGCCACCCGCAAGGCGCGCAACCTCGCGCGCGACGCGCGCTGCGCCCTGGCGGTCGCCACGCACGACTTCGACCTGGTGATGGACGGGACCGCGGCGCGGGTGAGCGACCCCGAGGCGGTGGCGAGGCGAGCAGCGGAGTGGGCCGCGGGCGGCTGGCCGTGCCGCGTCGACGAGACCGGCACGTCGCTCACCGCTGACTTCAGCGCCCCCTCGGCCGGCCCACCGCCGTGGCACGTCTACCGCGTCGAGGTCCGCTCGATGACGGCGGTGGCCACCGTCGAGCCGGGCGGCGCGACCAGGTGGGCGCTCTGA
- a CDS encoding VOC family protein, with amino-acid sequence MDFRIELIPLAVRDVDRSVAFYGEGLGWNVDHDQVISPELRFVQVTPPGSACSICFGVGLDMMPSGSAQFIQVVVEDADAALAYLRDRGVECQGVDDQPWGRFVRFDDPDGNRWALQQLVAPE; translated from the coding sequence ATGGACTTCAGGATCGAGCTGATCCCCCTCGCGGTGCGAGACGTCGACCGGTCGGTCGCGTTCTACGGCGAAGGGCTGGGCTGGAACGTCGACCACGACCAGGTGATCTCTCCCGAGCTGCGCTTCGTGCAGGTGACCCCGCCGGGGTCGGCCTGCTCGATCTGTTTCGGTGTCGGCCTGGACATGATGCCCTCGGGCTCGGCGCAGTTCATCCAGGTCGTCGTCGAGGACGCCGACGCGGCCCTGGCCTACCTGCGCGACCGCGGGGTCGAGTGCCAGGGCGTGGACGACCAGCCCTGGGGCCGTTTCGTCAGGTTCGACGACCCCGACGGCAACCGGTGGGCCCTGCAGCAGCTCGTCGCCCCCGAGTAG
- a CDS encoding YibE/F family protein, with protein MAHGHSHRAGTVGPEVEVDWVPRVSLLGILAGIGVATLIGLLLLWPDRAAADDLQGSVGFAADGVTFPKAVVEEVEPACESAEVSPAEEQCGRVRATVDEGPDAGVEVLVEVPPQVTGSGLDPGDRLELVRQPPEGDADARFAYFGTDRSGTLWLLGIAFVVVVVAIARLRGVMALLGLGFASAVMFVFALPALLTGESAIPVALVAATVIMYVVLYTTHGFSVRTSTALAGTLAGLAITAFVGWWAVRSTHLAGVAGEEGGLLAAFTPEVSFQGLLIAAVIIAGLGVLNDVTITQSSAVWELRAASPTMTRTQIFHSGMRIGRDHIASTIYTIVFAYAGTALTLLLVLQLYDRPVVDLLGTEEITAEIVRSLVSSIGLVLAVPLTTAIAALTVPAAAPTGGA; from the coding sequence ATGGCCCACGGACACTCGCACCGCGCCGGCACCGTCGGGCCCGAGGTCGAGGTCGACTGGGTGCCACGCGTTTCGCTGCTGGGGATCCTGGCCGGGATCGGCGTCGCCACCCTGATCGGCCTGCTGCTGCTGTGGCCGGACCGGGCGGCCGCCGACGACCTGCAGGGGTCGGTGGGGTTCGCCGCGGACGGGGTGACCTTCCCGAAGGCCGTCGTCGAGGAGGTCGAGCCCGCCTGCGAGTCCGCCGAGGTGTCGCCGGCCGAGGAGCAGTGCGGGCGGGTGCGGGCGACGGTCGACGAGGGGCCCGACGCCGGCGTCGAGGTTCTGGTCGAGGTCCCTCCCCAGGTGACCGGCTCGGGGCTCGACCCGGGTGACCGGCTGGAGCTGGTGCGCCAGCCCCCGGAGGGAGACGCCGACGCGCGGTTCGCCTACTTCGGCACCGACCGCTCCGGGACCCTGTGGCTGCTGGGGATCGCGTTCGTCGTCGTGGTCGTCGCGATCGCCCGGCTGCGCGGGGTGATGGCCCTCCTGGGCCTGGGCTTCGCGAGCGCCGTGATGTTCGTCTTCGCCCTGCCGGCGCTGCTCACCGGCGAGTCGGCGATCCCCGTCGCGCTGGTGGCCGCCACCGTGATCATGTACGTCGTCCTCTACACGACCCACGGGTTCTCGGTCCGCACGAGCACGGCACTGGCCGGCACGCTGGCCGGACTGGCCATCACGGCATTCGTCGGCTGGTGGGCGGTCCGCTCCACGCACCTGGCCGGCGTCGCGGGCGAGGAGGGCGGGCTGCTGGCGGCGTTCACCCCCGAGGTCAGCTTCCAGGGCCTGCTCATCGCGGCCGTCATCATCGCCGGGCTGGGCGTGCTCAACGATGTCACGATCACCCAGTCGTCGGCGGTGTGGGAGCTGCGCGCCGCCTCGCCGACCATGACCCGCACCCAGATCTTCCACAGCGGCATGCGCATCGGTCGCGATCACATCGCCTCGACGATCTACACGATCGTGTTCGCATACGCCGGCACGGCGCTCACGCTGCTCCTCGTGCTGCAGCTCTACGACCGGCCGGTGGTCGACCTGCTCGGCACCGAGGAGATCACCGCCGAGATCGTGCGCTCGTTGGTGAGCAGCATCGGTCTGGTGCTCGCGGTCCCGCTCACGACGGCGATCGCGGCGCTCACCGTGCCGGCCGCCGCCCCGACCGGCGGCGCCTGA
- the ppgK gene encoding polyphosphate--glucose phosphotransferase: MDLNEHHPVGVDFGGSGIKGAAVDLQAGDFAGERVRIATPSPSTPERVAQVLVDLLAQLPEADGPVGVTVPGVVRHGVVGSAANIDASWIGTDADALFSEATGRTVRTVNDADAAGLAEVRFGAARGESGLVIVTTLGTGIGSAFLYDGVLVPNSELGHLELDGAVAESRAANSARERESLSWEQWAERLTRYYRALEQLFSPDLLVVGGGVSKHAASFLPLLDLDTPIVPATLRNRAGIIGAALNVS, translated from the coding sequence ATGGACCTGAACGAGCACCATCCGGTCGGCGTCGACTTCGGCGGCTCCGGCATCAAGGGAGCGGCGGTGGACCTGCAGGCCGGCGACTTCGCCGGCGAGCGGGTGCGCATCGCGACCCCCTCGCCGTCGACGCCGGAGCGGGTGGCGCAGGTGCTGGTCGACCTGCTGGCCCAGCTGCCCGAGGCCGACGGCCCGGTGGGCGTGACCGTGCCGGGCGTCGTACGGCACGGCGTGGTCGGCAGCGCCGCCAACATCGACGCCTCCTGGATCGGCACCGACGCCGACGCGCTGTTCTCCGAGGCGACCGGCCGGACGGTGCGCACGGTCAACGACGCCGACGCGGCCGGCCTCGCCGAGGTCCGCTTCGGCGCCGCCCGGGGCGAGTCCGGACTGGTCATCGTCACCACGCTCGGCACCGGCATCGGCAGCGCCTTCCTGTACGACGGCGTCCTGGTCCCCAACTCCGAGCTCGGCCATCTGGAGCTGGACGGGGCCGTGGCCGAGAGCCGCGCGGCCAACAGCGCCCGCGAGCGCGAGTCGCTGTCCTGGGAGCAGTGGGCCGAGCGGCTCACCCGCTACTACCGCGCCCTGGAGCAGCTCTTCTCCCCCGACCTGCTCGTCGTCGGCGGCGGCGTCAGCAAGCACGCCGCGAGCTTCCTGCCCCTGCTCGACCTCGACACCCCGATCGTCCCCGCCACCCTGCGCAACCGGGCCGGCATCATCGGCGCCGCCCTCAACGTGTCCTGA